Proteins from one Palaemon carinicauda isolate YSFRI2023 chromosome 44, ASM3689809v2, whole genome shotgun sequence genomic window:
- the LOC137634573 gene encoding uncharacterized protein: MFHLCWILAAGVCLVGVASGAPQQGNQVQGSAPVQAVPFVPGFTPEVQQARDNFQTAYNYLAQLSFLAPDDPVTTPVGAEATTNAVAVAATPLNALASTPVPYPPGYQFGGLTPDVAQATANFFQHFVAASSLAQQAAPAAVKK; encoded by the exons GTGTGCCTGGTGGGCGTGGCCTCCGGGGCTCCCCAACAAGGGAACCAGGTCCAAGGTTCAGCTCCAGTCCAAGCTGTTCCCTTTGTGCCAGGGTTTACGCCGGAG GTACAGCAAGCCAGGGATAACTTCCAGACAGCTTATAACTACCTAGCCCAGCTGTCCTTTTTGGCACCAGACGATCCCGTAACCACCCCCGTGGGCGCAGAAGCCACGACCAACGCAGTGGCAGTGGCTGCCACGCCCCTCAATGCCCTGGCATCGACGCCCGTGCCCTACCCACCGGGGTATCAGTTCGGAGGGTTGACGCCTGATGTCGCTCAGGCGACGGCAAACTTCTTCCAGCATTTCGTGGCTGCTTCCAGTTTGGCTCAGCAGGCAGCTCCTGCTGCTGTTAAGAAGTGA